A DNA window from Fragaria vesca subsp. vesca linkage group LG3, FraVesHawaii_1.0, whole genome shotgun sequence contains the following coding sequences:
- the LOC101298582 gene encoding BAG family molecular chaperone regulator 3-like, producing MMKRRSLATPYGRDMPSSTTKDEEVEWEMRPGGMLVQKRVDKSSDVVPAPNLRLRIAFGALRYEISASSQSTFGELKKVLTAETGLQPGDQRLIFRGKERENGEYLDMCGVKDRSKVMLIEDPGSIERRANQMRRNAKIQTAHRAISDVCMEVDKLEEQVTAIEKSISNGVKVAEVQITTLIEMLMRLAIKLDNVSAEGDASAQKSLQSKRVQKCVETLDVMKISNAEVKPVVVTTKWETFDPPPTTAKWEFFD from the exons ATGATGAAGAGAAGGTCGTTGGCGACTCCGTACGGCAGAGACATGCCGTCTTCTACGACCAAGGACGAGGAAGTCGAGTGGGAAATGAGACCCGGAGGAATGTTGGTCCAGAAAAGAGTCGACAAGTCATCCGACGTCGTTCCGGCTCCCAACTTGCGGCTTCGGATTGCTTTCGGCGCTCTCCGGTACGAGATCTCGGCCAGCTCTCAGTCCACTTTCG GGGAGTTGAAGAAGGTTCTCACGGCGGAGACGGGGTTACAGCCGGGAGACCAGAGGCTAATATTCAGAGGAAAAGAGCGAGAAAACGGGGAGTACTTGGACATGTGCGGAGTCAAAGACCGATCAAAAGTCATGCTAATCGAGGACCCAGGAAGCATAGAGAGGAGAGCCAATCAGATGAGGAGGAACGCGAAGATCCAGACCGCTCATCGCGCCATCTCAGACGTGTGCATGGAGGTCGATAAGCTCGAGGAGCAG GTCACTGCTATTGAAAAATCGATCTCAAATGGAGTCAAGGTAGCAGAAGTTCAGATCACCACACTAATTGAGATGCTTATGAGACTAGCAATCAAGCTGGACAACGTTTCTGCAGAAGGAGACGCTTCTGCTCAAAAGAGTTTGCAG AGCAAGAGGGTGCAGAAATGTGTTGAAACTCTTGATGTGATGAAGATATCAAATGCAGAGGTAAAGCCTGTAGTCGTGACAACCAAGTGGGAAACCTTTGATCCTCCTCCAACTACAGCCAAATGGGAATTTTTCGATTAA